In Gossypium hirsutum isolate 1008001.06 chromosome D06, Gossypium_hirsutum_v2.1, whole genome shotgun sequence, one genomic interval encodes:
- the LOC107901758 gene encoding DEAD-box ATP-dependent RNA helicase 39 isoform X1: protein MKRSSKSLADLCNLVVSSKLISSTNPLNPIKPFPLIRPLSSSNTKPTIKTAKLQPSSPKSHRDSLILEKFRQRKLKGNSVSKPTSTVVEKERERDDVDSENDKNKCGATKFVSSFQELGLEADIIGALSEMGIWIPSEIQCVGIPALLDGKSVVLSSESGSGRTLAFLLPLIQLLRRDEALLSVKPKHPRAIVLCSSEEQCDKIIMQDFQTARFISHHAKLNSTSEYGYSKSRISENLANDSIGMLVATPSETIQYIEEGSVVPDDIKYLVLDEMDAMFDHGFGSEIHKILNQLKNQQLSKAKDLGLQTVLVTSTITKMLGKQLYPLMEHLEQNNAGKVAAMLLEMDRQEASTWGDSQCYLNRIGSVSITGNRPEYQSREGLEWLICEPLGTVEVPYPTLLSDHQIHRKT, encoded by the exons ATGAAAAGAAGCAGCAAATCACTTGCCGACCTCTGCAACCTTGTTGTCTCCTCTAAACTTATTTCTTCAACTAACCCATTAAACCCCATCAAGCCTTTTCCATTAATTAGGCCTCTATCTTCCTCCAACACTAAGCCTACTATAAAAACAGCAAAACTACAACCTTCTTCACCAAAATCCCATAGAGACTCCCTCATTCTTGAAAAGTTCCGACAAAGAAAGCTCAAAGGCAACTCCGTCTCCAAACCTACCTCTACTGTTGTTGAAAAGGAAAGAGAAAGGGATGACGTTGATTCTGAGAATGACAAGAACAAATGTGGTGCTACGAAATTTGTTTCTAGTTTCCAAGAACTGGGGTTGGAAGCTGACATAATTGGGGCTTTGAGTGAGATGGGAATATGGATTCCTTCTGAAATTCAGTGTGTTGGGATCCCAGCTTTGTTGGATGGGAAAAGCGTCGTCTTAAGCTCTGAATCGGGATCTGGAAGGACTTTGGCTTTCTTGTTACCTCTCATACAG CTGCTTAGACGGGACGAGGCGTTGCTCAGCGTGAAGCCAAAGCATCCTCGAGCTATTGTTTTGTGCTCCTCGGAGGAACAATGCGACAAG ATCATCATGCAGGATTTTCAAACAGCAAGATTCATCAGCCATCATGCTAAGTTGAATTCTACTTCAGAATATGGTTACAGCAAGTCAAGAATCTCCGAGAATTTGGCAAATGACTCAATAGGCATGCTTGTTGCTACTCCAAGTGAAACTATTCAGTACATTGAGGAGGGAAGTGTTGTTCCAGATGACATCAAATACTTG GTATTGGATGAAATGGATGCCATGTTCGATCATGGCTTTGGCTCCGAAATTCACAAGATCCTCAACCAATTAAAgaatcaacaactatcaaaagcCAAAGACCTTGGACTTCAAACTGTTTTAGTCACTTCAACAATAACAAAG ATGTTGGGGAAACAGTTATACCCTCTTATGGAGCATCTTGAACAAAATAATGCTGGAAAAGTGGCTGCGATGTTGCTGGAGATGGATCGACAAGAG GCCTCAACTTGGGGCGATTCTCAATGTTATTTGAACCGGATTGGATCAGTCAGCATAACTGGGAACAGACCAGAGTACCAATCCAGAGAAGGGTTAGAATGGTTGATTTGTGAACCGCTTGGAACTGTTGAAGTACCTTATCCAACACTTTTGTCCGACCACCAAATACATAGGAAAACATAG
- the LOC107901758 gene encoding DEAD-box ATP-dependent RNA helicase 39 isoform X4 has product MKRSSKSLADLCNLVVSSKLISSTNPLNPIKPFPLIRPLSSSNTKPTIKTAKLQPSSPKSHRDSLILEKFRQRKLKGNSVSKPTSTVVEKERERDDVDSENDKNKCGATKFVSSFQELGLEADIIGALSEMGIWIPSEIQCVGIPALLDGKSVVLSSESGSGRTLAFLLPLIQLLRRDEALLSVKPKHPRAIVLCSSEEQCDKDFQTARFISHHAKLNSTSEYGYSKSRISENLANDSIGMLVATPSETIQYIEEGSVVPDDIKYLVLDEMDAMFDHGFGSEIHKILNQLKNQQLSKAKDLGLQTVLVTSTITKMLGKQLYPLMEHLEQNNAGKVAAMLLEMDRQEVSLSRWSA; this is encoded by the exons ATGAAAAGAAGCAGCAAATCACTTGCCGACCTCTGCAACCTTGTTGTCTCCTCTAAACTTATTTCTTCAACTAACCCATTAAACCCCATCAAGCCTTTTCCATTAATTAGGCCTCTATCTTCCTCCAACACTAAGCCTACTATAAAAACAGCAAAACTACAACCTTCTTCACCAAAATCCCATAGAGACTCCCTCATTCTTGAAAAGTTCCGACAAAGAAAGCTCAAAGGCAACTCCGTCTCCAAACCTACCTCTACTGTTGTTGAAAAGGAAAGAGAAAGGGATGACGTTGATTCTGAGAATGACAAGAACAAATGTGGTGCTACGAAATTTGTTTCTAGTTTCCAAGAACTGGGGTTGGAAGCTGACATAATTGGGGCTTTGAGTGAGATGGGAATATGGATTCCTTCTGAAATTCAGTGTGTTGGGATCCCAGCTTTGTTGGATGGGAAAAGCGTCGTCTTAAGCTCTGAATCGGGATCTGGAAGGACTTTGGCTTTCTTGTTACCTCTCATACAG CTGCTTAGACGGGACGAGGCGTTGCTCAGCGTGAAGCCAAAGCATCCTCGAGCTATTGTTTTGTGCTCCTCGGAGGAACAATGCGACAAG GATTTTCAAACAGCAAGATTCATCAGCCATCATGCTAAGTTGAATTCTACTTCAGAATATGGTTACAGCAAGTCAAGAATCTCCGAGAATTTGGCAAATGACTCAATAGGCATGCTTGTTGCTACTCCAAGTGAAACTATTCAGTACATTGAGGAGGGAAGTGTTGTTCCAGATGACATCAAATACTTG GTATTGGATGAAATGGATGCCATGTTCGATCATGGCTTTGGCTCCGAAATTCACAAGATCCTCAACCAATTAAAgaatcaacaactatcaaaagcCAAAGACCTTGGACTTCAAACTGTTTTAGTCACTTCAACAATAACAAAG ATGTTGGGGAAACAGTTATACCCTCTTATGGAGCATCTTGAACAAAATAATGCTGGAAAAGTGGCTGCGATGTTGCTGGAGATGGATCGACAAGAG GTCTCTTTGTCGAGGTGGAGTGCATAG
- the LOC107901760 gene encoding hypoxanthine-guanine phosphoribosyltransferase has translation MSMSLDSHIEKVLWTQDQILDRVAQIASQITLDFKAAPDPPLFVGVANGAFLFLADLVKRVQFPLFVDLVRAQSYGSDTLSNGAPSISLDLKLDVKGKHVILVEDIVDTGCTLSCLIEHLEAKGVSSVSICAFLDKPTRRKVHIKLVGDGKFYKGFECPDYFVVGYGMDFAELYRNLPYIGVLKSEFYK, from the exons ATGTCCATGTCTCTGGACTCTCATATAGAGAAGGTTCTTTGGACCCAAGATCAGATTCTGGACCGAGTAGCCCAGATCGCTTCTCAAATTACCCTTGATTTTAAAGCTGCTCCCGACCCACCCCTCTTTGTAGGAGTCGCCAATGGTGCGTTCTTGTTCTTGGCTGATCTTGTCAAGAGAGTCCAGTTCCCTCTCTTCGTTGACTTGGTTCGAGCTCAATCTTATGGCTCCGATACTCTCTCTAATGGAGCTCCTTCCATTTCCCTTGATTTGAAGCTCGATGTGAAGGGAAAACACGTCATTCTC GTTGAAGATATTGTAGATACAGGATGCACTTTATCCTGTCTAATCGAACACTTGGAAGCAAAAGGAGTGTCCTCCGTATCAATTTGTGCTTTTCTTGATAAACCTACGAGAAGGAAGGTCCATATCAAGCTAGTTGGTGATGGAAAGTTCTACAAGGGATTTGAG TGTCCGGATTATTTTGTTGTAGGTTATGGAATGGACTTTGCAGAACTATATAGGAACTTGCCTTATATTGGTGTCTTGAAGTCCGAATTCTACAAGTGA
- the LOC107901758 gene encoding DEAD-box ATP-dependent RNA helicase 39 isoform X2 translates to MKRSSKSLADLCNLVVSSKLISSTNPLNPIKPFPLIRPLSSSNTKPTIKTAKLQPSSPKSHRDSLILEKFRQRKLKGNSVSKPTSTVVEKERERDDVDSENDKNKCGATKFVSSFQELGLEADIIGALSEMGIWIPSEIQCVGIPALLDGKSVVLSSESGSGRTLAFLLPLIQLLRRDEALLSVKPKHPRAIVLCSSEEQCDKDFQTARFISHHAKLNSTSEYGYSKSRISENLANDSIGMLVATPSETIQYIEEGSVVPDDIKYLVLDEMDAMFDHGFGSEIHKILNQLKNQQLSKAKDLGLQTVLVTSTITKMLGKQLYPLMEHLEQNNAGKVAAMLLEMDRQEASTWGDSQCYLNRIGSVSITGNRPEYQSREGLEWLICEPLGTVEVPYPTLLSDHQIHRKT, encoded by the exons ATGAAAAGAAGCAGCAAATCACTTGCCGACCTCTGCAACCTTGTTGTCTCCTCTAAACTTATTTCTTCAACTAACCCATTAAACCCCATCAAGCCTTTTCCATTAATTAGGCCTCTATCTTCCTCCAACACTAAGCCTACTATAAAAACAGCAAAACTACAACCTTCTTCACCAAAATCCCATAGAGACTCCCTCATTCTTGAAAAGTTCCGACAAAGAAAGCTCAAAGGCAACTCCGTCTCCAAACCTACCTCTACTGTTGTTGAAAAGGAAAGAGAAAGGGATGACGTTGATTCTGAGAATGACAAGAACAAATGTGGTGCTACGAAATTTGTTTCTAGTTTCCAAGAACTGGGGTTGGAAGCTGACATAATTGGGGCTTTGAGTGAGATGGGAATATGGATTCCTTCTGAAATTCAGTGTGTTGGGATCCCAGCTTTGTTGGATGGGAAAAGCGTCGTCTTAAGCTCTGAATCGGGATCTGGAAGGACTTTGGCTTTCTTGTTACCTCTCATACAG CTGCTTAGACGGGACGAGGCGTTGCTCAGCGTGAAGCCAAAGCATCCTCGAGCTATTGTTTTGTGCTCCTCGGAGGAACAATGCGACAAG GATTTTCAAACAGCAAGATTCATCAGCCATCATGCTAAGTTGAATTCTACTTCAGAATATGGTTACAGCAAGTCAAGAATCTCCGAGAATTTGGCAAATGACTCAATAGGCATGCTTGTTGCTACTCCAAGTGAAACTATTCAGTACATTGAGGAGGGAAGTGTTGTTCCAGATGACATCAAATACTTG GTATTGGATGAAATGGATGCCATGTTCGATCATGGCTTTGGCTCCGAAATTCACAAGATCCTCAACCAATTAAAgaatcaacaactatcaaaagcCAAAGACCTTGGACTTCAAACTGTTTTAGTCACTTCAACAATAACAAAG ATGTTGGGGAAACAGTTATACCCTCTTATGGAGCATCTTGAACAAAATAATGCTGGAAAAGTGGCTGCGATGTTGCTGGAGATGGATCGACAAGAG GCCTCAACTTGGGGCGATTCTCAATGTTATTTGAACCGGATTGGATCAGTCAGCATAACTGGGAACAGACCAGAGTACCAATCCAGAGAAGGGTTAGAATGGTTGATTTGTGAACCGCTTGGAACTGTTGAAGTACCTTATCCAACACTTTTGTCCGACCACCAAATACATAGGAAAACATAG
- the LOC107901758 gene encoding DEAD-box ATP-dependent RNA helicase 39 isoform X3, translated as MKRSSKSLADLCNLVVSSKLISSTNPLNPIKPFPLIRPLSSSNTKPTIKTAKLQPSSPKSHRDSLILEKFRQRKLKGNSVSKPTSTVVEKERERDDVDSENDKNKCGATKFVSSFQELGLEADIIGALSEMGIWIPSEIQCVGIPALLDGKSVVLSSESGSGRTLAFLLPLIQLLRRDEALLSVKPKHPRAIVLCSSEEQCDKIIMQDFQTARFISHHAKLNSTSEYGYSKSRISENLANDSIGMLVATPSETIQYIEEGSVVPDDIKYLVLDEMDAMFDHGFGSEIHKILNQLKNQQLSKAKDLGLQTVLVTSTITKMLGKQLYPLMEHLEQNNAGKVAAMLLEMDRQEVSLSRWSA; from the exons ATGAAAAGAAGCAGCAAATCACTTGCCGACCTCTGCAACCTTGTTGTCTCCTCTAAACTTATTTCTTCAACTAACCCATTAAACCCCATCAAGCCTTTTCCATTAATTAGGCCTCTATCTTCCTCCAACACTAAGCCTACTATAAAAACAGCAAAACTACAACCTTCTTCACCAAAATCCCATAGAGACTCCCTCATTCTTGAAAAGTTCCGACAAAGAAAGCTCAAAGGCAACTCCGTCTCCAAACCTACCTCTACTGTTGTTGAAAAGGAAAGAGAAAGGGATGACGTTGATTCTGAGAATGACAAGAACAAATGTGGTGCTACGAAATTTGTTTCTAGTTTCCAAGAACTGGGGTTGGAAGCTGACATAATTGGGGCTTTGAGTGAGATGGGAATATGGATTCCTTCTGAAATTCAGTGTGTTGGGATCCCAGCTTTGTTGGATGGGAAAAGCGTCGTCTTAAGCTCTGAATCGGGATCTGGAAGGACTTTGGCTTTCTTGTTACCTCTCATACAG CTGCTTAGACGGGACGAGGCGTTGCTCAGCGTGAAGCCAAAGCATCCTCGAGCTATTGTTTTGTGCTCCTCGGAGGAACAATGCGACAAG ATCATCATGCAGGATTTTCAAACAGCAAGATTCATCAGCCATCATGCTAAGTTGAATTCTACTTCAGAATATGGTTACAGCAAGTCAAGAATCTCCGAGAATTTGGCAAATGACTCAATAGGCATGCTTGTTGCTACTCCAAGTGAAACTATTCAGTACATTGAGGAGGGAAGTGTTGTTCCAGATGACATCAAATACTTG GTATTGGATGAAATGGATGCCATGTTCGATCATGGCTTTGGCTCCGAAATTCACAAGATCCTCAACCAATTAAAgaatcaacaactatcaaaagcCAAAGACCTTGGACTTCAAACTGTTTTAGTCACTTCAACAATAACAAAG ATGTTGGGGAAACAGTTATACCCTCTTATGGAGCATCTTGAACAAAATAATGCTGGAAAAGTGGCTGCGATGTTGCTGGAGATGGATCGACAAGAG GTCTCTTTGTCGAGGTGGAGTGCATAG